The following proteins are co-located in the Microvirga ossetica genome:
- a CDS encoding FtsW/RodA/SpoVE family cell cycle protein, which produces MVSRAERSAFGDWWWTVDRLLLAGLAILMLAGLVFLMAGGPPVAERLGLSTFHFVNRQVMFLVPALCIMITVSFLSLRHLRRLALGVYAMGMVLILLAFQYGPEIKGAHRWIMIGPLGLQPSEFVKPAFVVLSAWAFSEGARRRDVPGTLLAFLLLPATIIPLILQPDFGQTMLVTIVWCGLFFVAGLHWFWVMGLGGAGLVGIVAAYEFLPHVRARIERFLDKESGDTFQVDTAMESFSRGGWLGRGPGEGSVKRILPDAHTDFIFAVTAEEFGIVVCILLLIVFAFIVLRGLSLARRNEDTFCRLAATGLIFMFGLQACINMMVNVHLMPAKGMTLPFISYGGSSLLSLALGMGFLIALTRRRPRAEMMDHFNQDGARG; this is translated from the coding sequence ATGGTGTCTCGCGCGGAACGCTCGGCTTTCGGCGATTGGTGGTGGACGGTCGACCGCCTTCTGCTCGCAGGCCTCGCCATCCTCATGCTCGCCGGTCTCGTCTTCCTCATGGCCGGCGGGCCGCCGGTCGCGGAGCGGCTCGGCCTGTCGACCTTCCATTTCGTGAACCGGCAGGTGATGTTCCTCGTCCCGGCTTTGTGCATCATGATCACGGTCTCGTTCCTGTCGCTGCGCCATCTGCGCCGCCTGGCCCTCGGGGTCTATGCGATGGGAATGGTCCTGATCCTGCTGGCGTTTCAATACGGTCCCGAGATCAAGGGCGCGCATCGCTGGATCATGATCGGTCCGCTTGGCCTGCAGCCGTCCGAATTCGTGAAGCCCGCCTTCGTGGTGCTCTCCGCCTGGGCGTTCTCGGAAGGCGCGCGGCGCAGGGACGTGCCGGGCACGCTGCTGGCCTTCCTGCTGTTGCCGGCCACCATCATTCCGCTCATCCTCCAGCCCGATTTCGGCCAGACCATGCTTGTCACCATCGTGTGGTGCGGCCTGTTCTTCGTCGCCGGCCTGCATTGGTTCTGGGTGATGGGTCTCGGCGGCGCCGGGCTTGTGGGCATTGTCGCGGCCTATGAGTTCCTGCCGCACGTGCGCGCCCGCATCGAGCGCTTCCTCGACAAGGAATCCGGCGACACCTTCCAGGTCGATACGGCCATGGAATCATTCTCCCGCGGCGGCTGGCTCGGGCGCGGTCCGGGCGAAGGCTCGGTCAAGCGCATCCTGCCCGACGCACATACCGACTTCATCTTCGCCGTCACGGCCGAGGAGTTCGGCATCGTCGTCTGCATCCTGCTGCTCATCGTCTTCGCCTTTATCGTGCTGCGCGGCCTCAGCCTCGCGCGCCGCAACGAGGACACGTTCTGCCGCCTTGCTGCCACGGGCCTGATCTTCATGTTCGGCCTGCAGGCCTGCATAAACATGATGGTGAACGTGCATCTCATGCCGGCCAAGGGCATGACGCTGCCCTTCATTTCCTATGGCGGCTCGTCGCTGCTTTCGCTCGCCCTCGGCATGGGCTTCCTGATCGCACTGACGCGCCGCCGTCCGCGCGCCGAGATGATGGATCACTTCAATCAGGACGGGGCGCGGGGATGA
- the murG gene encoding undecaprenyldiphospho-muramoylpentapeptide beta-N-acetylglucosaminyltransferase: MNAPLILLTAGGTGGHLFPAEALANALKASGARVALATDKRANAYAGSFPADEIVEIPSATPSGRSLPQMARALLMLGQGTLKAASHIRRLKPAVVVGFGGYPTVPPVLAASFLKVPSVIHEANGVMGRANRLLARRATVIATGFADIKGVPANVPGKLVHTGNPIRPAVLDAAKQPYASLETNGKLRLLVVGGSQGARVMSDVVPPAVERLPPDLRARLVVTQQARGEDLERVREHYRKMGVEFEAEPFFKDLPQRLAQAHLVVSRSGASTVAELAVIGRPSILVPLPGSLDQDQAANAKTLGDLGAAIVCPQSDFTPERLANEIQLFFQEPDRLTRAAAAAHSASITDAAERLAQVVLALISSNNNGKNP; encoded by the coding sequence ATGAACGCTCCGCTGATCCTCCTGACCGCCGGCGGCACCGGCGGTCATCTGTTTCCGGCCGAGGCGCTCGCCAATGCGCTCAAGGCATCCGGCGCGAGGGTGGCGCTCGCCACCGACAAGCGCGCCAATGCCTATGCGGGCTCTTTCCCAGCCGACGAGATCGTCGAGATTCCGTCCGCCACGCCCTCCGGCCGCTCGCTGCCGCAGATGGCCAGGGCCTTGCTCATGCTCGGGCAGGGGACGCTCAAGGCGGCTTCCCACATCCGCAGGCTGAAGCCGGCCGTCGTCGTGGGCTTTGGCGGCTATCCCACCGTGCCGCCGGTGTTGGCCGCATCGTTCCTCAAGGTGCCGAGCGTGATCCATGAGGCGAACGGCGTGATGGGACGCGCCAACCGCCTGCTCGCCCGCCGCGCGACCGTGATCGCGACGGGATTTGCCGACATCAAGGGCGTTCCGGCGAACGTGCCGGGCAAGCTCGTCCACACCGGAAACCCGATCCGCCCGGCTGTGCTGGACGCCGCGAAACAGCCCTATGCGAGCCTGGAAACCAATGGAAAGCTTCGTCTCCTCGTGGTCGGCGGAAGTCAGGGCGCCCGGGTGATGAGCGACGTGGTGCCGCCCGCCGTCGAACGGCTGCCGCCGGACCTGCGCGCCCGCCTTGTCGTCACCCAGCAGGCGCGGGGCGAGGATCTGGAGCGGGTCCGCGAGCATTACCGGAAAATGGGTGTGGAATTCGAGGCCGAGCCCTTCTTCAAGGATCTGCCGCAAAGGCTGGCGCAGGCCCATCTGGTCGTTTCCCGTTCGGGCGCCTCGACCGTGGCGGAACTCGCCGTGATCGGCCGCCCCTCGATCCTCGTGCCCCTGCCGGGCTCCCTCGATCAGGACCAGGCCGCCAACGCCAAAACCCTTGGAGACCTTGGCGCTGCCATCGTTTGTCCGCAATCGGACTTCACCCCTGAGCGGCTGGCAAACGAGATTCAGCTCTTTTTTCAAGAGCCTGACCGCTTGACGAGAGCCGCGGCCGCCGCACATAGCGCCAGCATCACGGATGCGGCGGAGCGGCTGGCTCAGGTCGTCCTCGCCCTCATTTCTTCGAACAATAACGGAAAAAACCCATGA
- the murC gene encoding UDP-N-acetylmuramate--L-alanine ligase, translating to MKLPPKLGPIHFIGIGGIGMSGIAEVMHNLGYTVQGSDAADNYNVKRLNDKGIKTFIGHKAENVENAEIVVVSTAIKRDNPELIVAREKRLPVVRRAEMLAELMRFKSCVAVAGTHGKTTTTSLVATLLDAGGLDPTVINGGIINAYGTNARMGDGQWMVVEADESDGTFLKLPADVAIVTNIDAEHLDHFGTFDAIKDAFHSFINSIPFYGFAVMCIDHPTVQDLVGRIEDRRIITYGENPQADVRIMDVDPRGGQTKFRVMIRDRRPGFRLELEDLVLPMPGAHNALNATAAIAVAHELGVSPDAIRKALAGFGGVKRRFTRTGEWNGVTVFDDYGHHPIEIAAVLKAARASTDGQVIAVVQPHRYSRLSSLFDQFCTCFNDADAVIVAPVYAAGEQPIPGADRDGLVSGLKARGHRNVMALEKSEDLAGLIKGIAKPGDYVICLGAGNITQWAYALPGELEHLGEKAA from the coding sequence ATGAAACTGCCGCCGAAGCTTGGTCCCATTCATTTCATCGGCATCGGCGGCATCGGCATGTCGGGCATCGCCGAGGTCATGCACAATCTGGGCTACACGGTGCAGGGCTCCGACGCCGCCGACAACTACAACGTCAAGCGCCTCAACGATAAGGGCATCAAGACCTTCATCGGCCACAAGGCGGAGAACGTGGAGAACGCCGAGATCGTGGTGGTGTCCACCGCCATCAAGCGCGACAACCCGGAGCTGATCGTCGCCCGCGAGAAGCGGCTGCCGGTCGTGCGCCGCGCCGAGATGCTCGCCGAGCTGATGCGCTTCAAGTCCTGCGTCGCGGTGGCGGGCACCCACGGCAAGACCACCACGACATCGCTCGTCGCGACGCTGCTCGACGCGGGCGGCCTCGATCCGACGGTCATCAACGGCGGCATCATCAATGCCTACGGCACCAATGCCCGCATGGGCGACGGCCAGTGGATGGTGGTGGAGGCGGACGAATCCGACGGCACCTTCCTGAAGCTGCCCGCGGATGTCGCCATCGTCACCAATATCGACGCCGAGCATCTCGACCATTTCGGCACCTTCGATGCGATCAAGGATGCCTTCCATTCCTTCATCAACTCGATCCCGTTCTACGGCTTCGCGGTGATGTGCATCGACCACCCGACCGTGCAGGATCTCGTCGGCCGCATCGAGGACAGGCGCATCATCACCTACGGCGAGAACCCGCAGGCGGATGTGCGCATCATGGATGTCGATCCGCGCGGCGGACAGACCAAGTTCCGCGTCATGATCCGCGATCGCCGCCCCGGCTTCCGCCTCGAGCTGGAAGACCTCGTGCTGCCGATGCCGGGCGCGCACAACGCGCTCAATGCCACCGCTGCGATTGCGGTTGCGCATGAGCTCGGCGTCTCGCCCGATGCGATTCGCAAGGCGCTTGCCGGCTTCGGTGGTGTGAAGCGCCGCTTCACCCGCACGGGCGAGTGGAACGGCGTCACGGTGTTCGACGATTACGGCCACCATCCCATCGAGATCGCGGCGGTGCTGAAAGCGGCGCGCGCCTCGACGGACGGGCAGGTCATCGCCGTGGTGCAGCCGCACCGCTATTCTCGCCTCTCGTCCCTGTTCGATCAGTTCTGCACCTGCTTCAACGATGCGGATGCGGTCATCGTCGCGCCGGTCTATGCGGCGGGCGAGCAGCCGATCCCGGGCGCCGACCGTGACGGCCTCGTCTCCGGCCTGAAGGCGCGCGGACACCGCAACGTGATGGCGCTCGAAAAGTCGGAGGATCTCGCCGGCCTCATCAAGGGCATCGCGAAGCCCGGCGACTACGTGATCTGCTTAGGGGCCGGCAACATCACTCAATGGGCCTATGCGCTGCCGGGCGAGCTCGAGCATCTGGGCGAGAAGGCGGCTTGA
- the murB gene encoding UDP-N-acetylmuramate dehydrogenase, giving the protein MFPDIVPDLKTGMPELRGKLEANAPTAPLSWFRTGGPAQVLFTPADADDLAYFLQRLDRQVPVLVVGLGSNLLIRDGGWEGVVIRLGKGFADVSVEPDHRVRSGAGAPDVKVARAAAEAGIAGLSFLRGIPGAIGGALRMNGGAYGGETKDVLVEARALTRTGEAVSFTNAQMGFTYRHAGVPDDVIFTEALFEGRPGDPAEILAEMNAITEARSSTQPVNTRTGGSTFKNPPGRKAWQLVDEAGCRGLRIGDAQVSEMHCNFLINHGSASAADIEGLGEEVRRRVRETSGVELEWEIKRVGTARASDPKVDPLLG; this is encoded by the coding sequence ATGTTTCCTGATATCGTTCCCGACCTGAAGACCGGCATGCCCGAACTGCGCGGCAAGCTGGAGGCGAATGCGCCGACGGCGCCGCTCTCCTGGTTCCGCACGGGTGGACCGGCGCAGGTGCTGTTCACGCCGGCGGACGCGGACGATCTCGCGTATTTTCTGCAGCGCCTCGATCGGCAGGTGCCCGTGCTCGTCGTGGGCTTGGGCTCCAACCTGCTCATCCGCGACGGTGGATGGGAAGGCGTTGTCATTCGGTTAGGCAAGGGCTTCGCCGACGTGTCGGTCGAGCCGGACCATCGCGTGCGCTCCGGCGCCGGCGCGCCCGACGTCAAGGTGGCGCGCGCGGCGGCCGAGGCCGGCATCGCGGGTCTCTCGTTCCTGCGCGGCATTCCCGGCGCCATCGGCGGCGCCCTGCGCATGAATGGCGGCGCCTATGGCGGCGAGACGAAGGACGTGCTCGTCGAGGCCAGGGCCCTCACCCGCACCGGCGAGGCGGTGAGCTTCACCAATGCGCAGATGGGCTTCACCTATCGCCATGCGGGCGTGCCGGACGACGTGATCTTCACCGAGGCCCTGTTCGAAGGCCGTCCCGGCGATCCGGCCGAGATTCTCGCCGAGATGAACGCCATCACCGAGGCGCGCTCCTCGACGCAGCCCGTCAACACCCGCACTGGCGGCTCCACCTTCAAGAACCCGCCGGGCAGGAAGGCCTGGCAGCTGGTCGATGAGGCTGGCTGCCGGGGGCTTCGCATCGGCGATGCGCAGGTGTCCGAGATGCATTGCAACTTCCTGATCAATCACGGCTCCGCCTCCGCCGCCGATATCGAGGGCCTGGGCGAAGAGGTGCGCCGCCGCGTCCGCGAGACGTCCGGCGTCGAGCTCGAATGGGAAATCAAGCGGGTTGGGACCGCCAGAGCATCGGACCCAAAAGTGGACCCACTTTTGGGATAG